In the Natronolimnobius baerhuensis genome, one interval contains:
- a CDS encoding MFS transporter: protein MDRARWWTAALFLFVFGDAIAMQARGPILPSLEETFGVSEAALGLIAPAGTAGFVVAVVATGILAGRVRMRRTLVLSALGVVVALLVMSASPLYAVFLLALLAQGAAAGAFRGIDRAVLSHLHAARRGRIYAAYALVWAVGAVLGPQLVSGVLVVADWRAVFVVIALCFLPTILIASRTELPSMDAERSISRSALRELLQRRSVIGACVGIMLVGAIEGILFTWLVYYASGFYETATANLLLSVYLLAYMPARLGYTFLIDRVPSLLLVLATAIPTIPALAVAFSGQTGPILFVAVFVAGAGLSSGFPTLSAYAVEAAPEYSGPLNAVTNGSTYFGIAFAPAVVGVLAEWYGIGRALWVTVGLAVALLGTIVLTWLWTGSASAPTGDASRT, encoded by the coding sequence ATGGACCGCGCTCGATGGTGGACGGCAGCCCTGTTTCTGTTCGTCTTCGGCGATGCGATTGCGATGCAGGCTCGAGGGCCGATCCTCCCCAGTCTCGAGGAGACGTTCGGCGTCTCGGAGGCCGCACTCGGGTTGATCGCGCCCGCGGGGACCGCCGGGTTCGTCGTCGCTGTCGTCGCAACGGGGATATTGGCCGGCCGGGTGCGGATGCGTCGGACACTGGTCCTGTCTGCACTCGGCGTCGTCGTGGCGTTGCTCGTGATGTCCGCCTCGCCGCTGTATGCCGTTTTCTTGCTCGCGTTGCTCGCCCAGGGCGCTGCTGCGGGCGCGTTTCGCGGCATCGACCGTGCAGTCTTGAGCCACCTCCACGCAGCGCGTCGCGGACGAATCTACGCGGCGTACGCGCTCGTCTGGGCGGTCGGTGCCGTTCTCGGCCCGCAACTGGTCAGCGGCGTGCTCGTGGTGGCCGACTGGCGCGCGGTCTTCGTCGTGATCGCGCTCTGTTTTCTTCCGACGATTCTCATCGCGAGTCGAACCGAACTCCCTTCGATGGACGCCGAACGGTCCATTTCGCGGTCGGCACTCCGCGAGTTGCTCCAGCGACGGTCGGTGATCGGTGCCTGCGTCGGCATCATGCTCGTCGGCGCAATCGAGGGCATCCTGTTCACCTGGCTCGTCTACTATGCGAGCGGGTTCTACGAAACCGCGACCGCCAACTTGCTCCTCTCGGTCTACCTGCTCGCGTACATGCCCGCTCGCCTCGGCTACACGTTCCTGATCGACCGCGTTCCCTCGCTGCTGTTGGTCCTCGCCACCGCCATCCCCACAATTCCGGCACTCGCAGTCGCCTTCTCCGGCCAGACCGGTCCCATACTGTTTGTCGCCGTCTTCGTCGCCGGTGCCGGCCTCTCGAGTGGGTTCCCAACGCTGTCGGCCTACGCGGTCGAGGCCGCACCGGAGTACAGCGGGCCGCTGAACGCCGTGACGAACGGCTCGACGTACTTCGGAATCGCGTTCGCACCGGCGGTCGTCGGCGTGCTCGCAGAATGGTACGGCATCGGGCGCGCGCTGTGGGTGACGGTCGGGCTAGCAGTCGCGCTGCTCGGCACGATTGTCCTCACCTGGCTGTGGACCGGGTCCGCGAGTGCGCCGACGGGCGACGCCTCGAGAACCTGA
- the btuC gene encoding vitamin B12 ABC transporter permease BtuC has product MSQSGRVISWSIALIALLVGVIVGSAMLGPVRIDAPTVVHAVINHIGSERYDIPASHQTIITDVRLPRIILAATVGFALAAAGTVMQGFFRNPLADPSIIGVSSGAAAGAVAAIAFPALIPFSSVTIPLLITSLEVSALQMAAFLGAITTAFLVYAIATEGGRTPVATLLLAGVAIQAFLGAMISYMLVHSGDDLREAVVWMMGHLHRSNWGDVEFALPVSLVGVGILVVYTRELNVLLLGEEDAHHLGVNVERTKVLLLAVASIVTAAGVAVAGVIGFVGLVVPHIMRLIVGPDHRILLPTSALAGASFLVITDTLARVGLYGLPIVPVGIVTAALGAPFFLYLLTKREVHAL; this is encoded by the coding sequence GTGTCGCAGTCGGGACGAGTCATTTCGTGGTCAATCGCCCTAATAGCGCTTCTCGTCGGCGTTATCGTCGGGAGCGCGATGCTCGGCCCGGTTCGAATCGATGCACCCACCGTCGTCCACGCAGTCATAAACCACATCGGCAGTGAGCGCTACGACATCCCCGCCTCACACCAGACGATCATCACGGACGTTCGACTGCCCCGGATCATCCTCGCCGCAACGGTCGGGTTCGCCCTCGCCGCCGCCGGAACGGTCATGCAGGGCTTCTTTCGAAATCCGCTCGCAGACCCCTCAATTATCGGCGTCTCGAGCGGCGCTGCAGCGGGTGCTGTCGCCGCTATTGCCTTCCCCGCGCTCATCCCGTTCTCGAGCGTGACGATCCCACTGCTTATCACCAGCCTCGAGGTCTCTGCCCTGCAGATGGCCGCATTTCTGGGTGCAATAACGACGGCGTTTTTGGTCTATGCAATCGCAACAGAGGGCGGGCGAACGCCGGTCGCGACGCTGTTGCTCGCGGGCGTGGCGATTCAGGCGTTTCTGGGCGCGATGATTTCGTACATGCTCGTCCACAGCGGCGACGACCTCCGGGAGGCGGTCGTCTGGATGATGGGTCATCTCCACCGGAGCAACTGGGGCGATGTCGAGTTTGCACTCCCGGTTTCGCTCGTCGGTGTCGGGATTCTCGTCGTTTACACGCGAGAGTTGAACGTCCTGTTGCTCGGGGAGGAAGACGCCCACCATCTCGGAGTCAACGTTGAGCGAACGAAGGTGCTGTTGCTCGCGGTTGCGAGCATCGTCACCGCTGCGGGCGTTGCTGTGGCTGGCGTCATCGGCTTCGTCGGCCTCGTTGTCCCCCACATCATGCGCCTGATCGTCGGCCCGGATCACCGGATTCTCTTGCCGACGAGTGCACTCGCCGGGGCTTCGTTTCTCGTCATCACGGACACGCTCGCCCGCGTTGGCCTCTACGGCTTGCCAATCGTCCCCGTCGGCATCGTCACCGCAGCGCTTGGCGCGCCCTTCTTTCTGTACCTGCTCACGAAACGCGAGGTGCACGCCCTATGA
- a CDS encoding PGF-CTERM-anchored ABC transporter substrate-binding protein, which produces MQQKLLALVVTVILVAAVAPASVAGTAGAPAVQGVDQQAQSIPTLSSSAQDSLTCEYPLELEDGTGETVTLEEEPESVVALQPSDAQVLFEIGAEDTVTGMPVGQYTDYLDADEDLDITDDSDVEPITEEVIDREPDIVLAADAVSGADAVDQLRDADVPVYVFQTEDSLEGVAENIRLTGQIVGECEGAEDRIDEMNDRLEIIEEALDGEDRPLAFYPMGPDGFTPGEGTFQDEILTTAGVENLGADAGIEGWEQINDETVIEEDPEWIIYGESWGEPPVSEAVMGTTAYETEQFVTVHDNFMSQPGPLVVNAIEDIAQEVHPEAYEEAAADFEDDETDDGDAADDDESGTESDENGADDGAVGADDADNDSIPGFGAPVAIVAALLAGAFLARRQ; this is translated from the coding sequence ATGCAACAGAAACTACTCGCACTCGTTGTCACCGTTATTCTGGTGGCAGCGGTCGCTCCTGCCTCCGTTGCCGGCACCGCGGGGGCACCAGCCGTTCAGGGAGTCGACCAGCAGGCACAGTCTATCCCAACACTTTCATCATCGGCTCAGGACTCGCTCACCTGTGAGTACCCGCTCGAACTTGAGGATGGCACCGGTGAGACGGTCACACTCGAGGAGGAACCCGAATCGGTCGTTGCCCTCCAGCCGAGCGATGCGCAGGTCCTGTTCGAGATCGGCGCTGAAGACACGGTCACCGGCATGCCAGTCGGGCAGTACACCGACTATCTCGACGCTGACGAGGACCTCGATATCACGGACGACAGTGACGTCGAACCAATCACGGAGGAAGTGATCGACCGCGAACCCGATATCGTCCTCGCTGCGGACGCCGTCTCCGGCGCTGACGCCGTCGATCAACTTCGCGATGCTGATGTTCCGGTGTACGTCTTCCAGACAGAGGACTCACTCGAGGGCGTCGCTGAGAACATCCGACTCACCGGCCAGATCGTCGGCGAGTGTGAGGGTGCCGAGGACAGGATTGATGAAATGAACGACCGCCTCGAGATCATCGAGGAGGCACTCGACGGTGAGGATCGTCCGCTCGCGTTCTACCCGATGGGACCTGACGGATTCACCCCCGGTGAGGGAACCTTCCAGGACGAAATCCTGACGACGGCCGGTGTTGAAAATCTCGGCGCAGACGCCGGCATCGAGGGCTGGGAACAGATCAACGACGAAACCGTTATCGAGGAAGACCCCGAGTGGATCATCTACGGCGAGTCCTGGGGCGAGCCGCCCGTCAGTGAAGCCGTTATGGGAACCACTGCCTACGAAACCGAGCAGTTCGTGACCGTTCACGACAACTTCATGAGTCAGCCTGGCCCGCTCGTCGTCAACGCAATCGAAGACATCGCACAGGAGGTTCACCCTGAGGCCTACGAAGAGGCTGCAGCCGACTTCGAGGACGACGAGACAGACGACGGCGACGCGGCTGACGATGATGAAAGTGGAACAGAATCGGATGAGAACGGCGCGGACGACGGTGCAGTCGGCGCGGACGACGCAGACAATGACTCGATCCCCGGCTTTGGCGCACCAGTCGCTATTGTCGCTGCACTCCTCGCTGGTGCGTTTCTGGCGCGTAGGCAGTAA
- a CDS encoding Lrp/AsnC family transcriptional regulator: MDERDVRLLNAIAELETGSPEQLHEATGIPVSTIHYRLSNLREQGIIANDRYEIDLEKLGLGVTVLVEVHADYQGSYEEFADRLLTVEGVTNVYFTMGKTDFIVIARLSSSEMVERLIAEFEQLEGVERTDSTFVISAIEERDALQSYELETLLEELVDD; this comes from the coding sequence ATGGACGAGCGCGACGTTCGGCTGTTGAACGCGATTGCTGAACTCGAGACGGGGAGTCCGGAGCAGTTACACGAGGCGACCGGGATTCCGGTCTCGACGATTCACTACCGGCTCAGTAACCTCCGCGAGCAGGGGATCATCGCAAACGACCGCTACGAAATCGACCTCGAGAAACTCGGCCTCGGCGTCACCGTGCTGGTGGAGGTCCACGCCGACTATCAGGGTTCCTACGAGGAGTTTGCAGATCGGCTCCTGACTGTCGAGGGCGTGACGAACGTCTACTTCACGATGGGGAAGACGGACTTCATCGTCATCGCGCGACTGAGCAGCAGCGAGATGGTCGAGCGCCTGATCGCCGAGTTCGAGCAACTCGAGGGCGTCGAGCGGACGGACTCAACGTTCGTTATCTCCGCAATCGAAGAACGGGACGCGCTCCAGAGCTACGAGCTGGAGACGCTGCTCGAGGAGTTAGTTGACGACTGA
- a CDS encoding AMP-binding protein, which produces MSKLIEQLQSTVMDRQSMTAIAGDESLTFSQLWSQTDAFAGGLRDRDVGAGERIGIRIAEPRAFLIAVFGTLRNGCVPVTMPLEYDERTVATALEEAGATAVVTDLKRLPSILVGADSVRLGVRVGDGTGMGVAFESFLDNSGMNSTGTRSGIDIVRRADEDLGLIAYLGRLEREPLAITYPQSSLIAAARAGGGELVSTSHADATDSESTSERPGQIGALSLANPLELLFGATATLVQGDQYQPLEEWDPDTVRSLRYTTAMQRVFVTPAQYESLRAVAGTESDGTNTPADGDSMVGVAVLESAGEMTAIDGGSVSLVGTPETGLTHVRTAADIDAGRLGQSLPDVQTTVHRDGADSETTRETATDNTPQATDSTAHTPGELAVTGPATMDGYLERPALTDRTVLTAAGTRWIRTGARATTAEGTVVLEEESVGTVTLTSSSP; this is translated from the coding sequence ATGTCGAAACTCATCGAGCAACTCCAATCGACGGTGATGGACCGACAGTCCATGACGGCGATTGCAGGGGACGAGTCGCTCACGTTTTCACAACTCTGGTCGCAAACTGATGCCTTTGCTGGCGGGCTCCGTGACCGAGACGTTGGTGCTGGCGAACGGATCGGGATTCGGATCGCAGAGCCACGTGCGTTTCTGATCGCAGTCTTTGGCACGCTGAGAAACGGCTGCGTGCCGGTAACAATGCCACTTGAGTACGACGAACGAACGGTTGCGACAGCACTCGAGGAGGCAGGTGCAACGGCAGTTGTGACGGACCTCAAGCGCCTGCCATCGATTCTGGTGGGTGCAGACTCGGTTCGACTTGGTGTTCGCGTCGGCGATGGGACTGGCATGGGAGTCGCCTTCGAGTCGTTTCTCGATAACAGCGGGATGAACAGTACGGGGACGCGCTCTGGAATCGACATCGTTCGTCGGGCGGACGAGGATCTGGGTCTGATCGCGTATCTCGGACGACTCGAGCGTGAGCCACTCGCAATCACGTATCCTCAGTCGTCGCTTATCGCAGCTGCCCGCGCCGGCGGCGGCGAACTCGTCTCTACTAGCCATGCAGACGCGACGGACTCCGAGAGCACGAGCGAGCGCCCAGGGCAGATCGGTGCGCTCTCGCTTGCGAATCCACTCGAGTTGCTGTTCGGTGCGACCGCCACGCTCGTTCAAGGTGACCAGTACCAGCCGCTCGAGGAGTGGGACCCTGACACAGTTCGGTCGCTGCGCTATACGACGGCGATGCAGCGGGTATTCGTGACCCCAGCGCAGTATGAGAGCCTGCGAGCAGTCGCCGGTACCGAGTCAGATGGAACGAATACGCCAGCAGACGGAGACAGCATGGTTGGTGTCGCCGTCCTCGAGTCAGCCGGCGAGATGACAGCTATCGACGGTGGCAGTGTGTCACTCGTCGGAACGCCGGAAACGGGGCTGACACACGTTCGGACGGCAGCCGATATCGATGCAGGGCGACTCGGGCAGTCGTTGCCCGACGTTCAAACGACTGTTCACCGGGACGGAGCTGACAGTGAGACCACTCGTGAGACAGCCACCGATAACACCCCACAGGCCACCGACAGCACCGCACACACTCCCGGCGAACTTGCCGTTACCGGTCCAGCAACGATGGATGGCTATCTCGAGCGGCCAGCGCTGACCGATAGGACAGTCCTCACGGCTGCGGGGACGCGCTGGATTCGGACTGGCGCTCGTGCGACGACCGCTGAGGGGACGGTCGTTCTCGAGGAAGAATCGGTGGGGACAGTGACTTTGACATCCTCCTCGCCCTGA
- a CDS encoding DMT family transporter, whose product MTLLGSLPDGYREAVLFSILALCWGSSFVAIEIGLEYVPPLLFAGGRYALAGVIVLAYAAVVTDQLWPETRGEWLAVAVAGVFVIALYHGLLYLGELYVSGAVAATVVSTAPILTVAFAGVILPNERLAPAGIIGFVLGLVGVIAVVQPSGATLGGEMMVGVGLVFASAIAFALGSVFLKPISSSLPLETLEAWAMLLGAGVLLGWAALRGESVAAIAVTTEAVLSFAYLTLVSGVFAFLLYFELLERTGATQVNLVSYAEPAVAMAVSWAVMGYVVDSLTVLGLLTILAGFVVIKRAALRGLLRSTLERRSTRPVDHDSIGGESGARTDGGVALESDAESALEADPGPTTNSAEPADD is encoded by the coding sequence ATGACGCTACTCGGATCTCTGCCGGACGGGTACCGCGAAGCGGTGCTCTTTTCGATTCTGGCACTCTGTTGGGGCAGTTCGTTCGTCGCTATCGAAATCGGCCTCGAGTACGTGCCGCCGTTGCTGTTTGCCGGCGGGCGCTACGCGCTTGCTGGCGTGATCGTCCTCGCGTACGCGGCGGTCGTGACCGATCAGCTGTGGCCAGAGACTCGAGGAGAGTGGCTCGCGGTCGCCGTCGCCGGCGTCTTCGTCATCGCGCTCTATCACGGACTGTTGTATCTCGGCGAACTCTACGTCTCCGGCGCAGTCGCGGCGACGGTCGTCAGCACGGCACCGATCCTCACCGTGGCGTTTGCGGGCGTGATCCTGCCAAACGAACGACTCGCACCCGCAGGTATCATCGGCTTCGTGCTCGGACTGGTCGGCGTGATCGCCGTCGTCCAGCCGTCCGGAGCGACACTCGGCGGCGAGATGATGGTCGGCGTCGGGCTCGTCTTCGCCTCGGCCATCGCGTTCGCCCTCGGGAGCGTGTTCCTCAAACCGATCAGCTCCTCGCTGCCGCTCGAGACCCTCGAGGCCTGGGCGATGTTGCTCGGTGCCGGCGTGTTGCTCGGCTGGGCGGCCCTGCGTGGCGAATCCGTCGCAGCAATCGCGGTCACGACGGAGGCGGTGCTCTCGTTTGCCTACCTGACGCTCGTCTCCGGCGTGTTCGCCTTTCTGCTCTACTTCGAGTTGCTCGAGCGAACCGGTGCGACGCAGGTCAATCTCGTCAGTTACGCCGAGCCGGCGGTCGCGATGGCCGTCAGCTGGGCCGTGATGGGGTACGTCGTCGACTCGCTGACGGTGCTCGGTCTGCTGACGATCCTCGCCGGCTTCGTCGTCATCAAACGAGCAGCGCTACGGGGCCTCCTGCGCTCTACGCTGGAACGTCGGTCGACGCGGCCAGTCGATCATGACTCGATTGGCGGCGAGTCAGGAGCGCGGACCGACGGGGGCGTTGCGCTCGAGTCGGACGCCGAGTCAGCGCTCGAGGCCGATCCTGGTCCCACGACGAATTCGGCCGAACCGGCGGACGACTAA
- the gatE gene encoding Glu-tRNA(Gln) amidotransferase subunit GatE encodes MSDTEYEYEDLGLVAGLEIHQQLDTATKLFCQCPTDLREPEESTRTFTRYLHPTRSELGEIDDAALEESKVDREFEYLAYDTTCLVEEDDEPPHELDDEALETALEVAQLMEMNPVDQANVMRKLVVDGSNTSGFQRSTLIATGGAIETSDGPVGIEDLLLEEESAQRVEETDDGVRYSLDRLGIPLVEIGTSPDISSPEQALEAAERIGMLLRSTGKVKRGLGTIRQDVNVSIAEGARVEIKGVQSLDDIDDIVRNEVARQAELVAIRDELTEREASVSDPENVTDVFEGTDSGVIQGALSSGGTVMGVRLEGFDGLVGREIAPDRRLGTEFSDHAKRHGAGGIFHTDELPAYGVTDEEVADLRDAVDADPEDAVAIVADETDVAEAAIDAVVERAQTALEGVPEETRGANDDGTTRYLRPLPGAARMYPETDVPPVEPDPSEVPEPELLTEKVERYQDEYDLGAGLAEQVAYGTHMPLFEDVVADGIDPTLAASTLESTLTELRRDDVAVENVTETHLQGVLRMVEDGDLPNEGVGDLLTALADEPDRTAEEAADAEDLGGADDEAVREAIVEVVERNEAQVAEEGMQAFSGLMGECMGALRGKADGDLVSEVLREEIQKRA; translated from the coding sequence ATGAGCGATACCGAGTACGAGTACGAGGACCTCGGTCTCGTCGCCGGGCTGGAAATCCACCAGCAACTCGATACGGCGACGAAGCTGTTTTGTCAGTGTCCGACCGACCTCCGCGAACCCGAAGAATCGACCCGCACGTTCACGCGCTATCTCCATCCCACGCGCAGTGAACTCGGCGAAATCGACGACGCCGCACTCGAGGAAAGCAAGGTCGACCGCGAGTTCGAGTACCTCGCCTACGACACCACCTGCCTCGTCGAAGAAGACGACGAGCCGCCCCACGAATTGGATGACGAGGCCCTCGAGACTGCACTCGAGGTCGCCCAACTGATGGAGATGAACCCGGTCGACCAGGCCAACGTCATGCGGAAACTTGTCGTCGACGGCTCGAACACGTCGGGCTTCCAGCGCTCGACGCTGATCGCCACCGGCGGCGCAATCGAGACGAGCGACGGCCCGGTCGGCATCGAGGACCTCCTGCTCGAGGAAGAAAGCGCCCAGCGCGTCGAAGAGACTGACGATGGCGTCCGCTACAGCCTCGACCGCCTCGGCATTCCGCTCGTCGAAATCGGCACGAGTCCCGACATCTCGAGTCCCGAACAGGCGCTCGAGGCAGCCGAACGGATCGGCATGTTGCTCCGGTCGACCGGGAAGGTCAAACGCGGGCTGGGGACGATCCGCCAGGACGTCAACGTCTCCATCGCGGAGGGCGCACGCGTCGAGATCAAAGGCGTCCAGAGCCTCGACGACATCGACGACATTGTCCGGAACGAAGTCGCGCGGCAGGCCGAACTCGTCGCGATTCGAGACGAACTGACAGAGCGCGAGGCAAGCGTCAGCGACCCCGAGAACGTCACCGACGTGTTCGAGGGAACCGACAGCGGCGTGATTCAGGGCGCACTCAGTTCGGGTGGCACCGTCATGGGCGTCCGACTCGAGGGCTTTGACGGCCTCGTCGGCCGCGAAATCGCCCCGGACCGTCGCCTCGGCACTGAATTCTCTGATCACGCAAAGCGCCACGGCGCGGGTGGTATCTTCCACACCGACGAGCTGCCGGCGTACGGCGTTACCGACGAGGAAGTCGCAGACCTGCGCGACGCAGTCGATGCGGACCCCGAAGACGCCGTGGCCATCGTCGCCGACGAGACCGACGTTGCCGAGGCCGCCATCGACGCCGTCGTCGAGCGCGCACAGACCGCACTCGAGGGCGTGCCAGAAGAAACTCGCGGTGCGAACGACGACGGGACGACTCGCTACCTGCGTCCGCTGCCCGGCGCGGCGCGGATGTACCCCGAAACGGACGTGCCGCCGGTCGAGCCTGACCCGAGCGAGGTTCCCGAGCCGGAACTCCTGACTGAGAAGGTCGAACGCTATCAGGACGAGTACGACCTCGGCGCGGGACTAGCCGAACAGGTCGCCTACGGCACGCACATGCCGTTGTTCGAAGATGTCGTCGCGGACGGCATCGACCCGACACTCGCGGCGTCCACGCTCGAGTCGACGTTGACGGAACTCCGCCGTGATGACGTGGCCGTTGAGAACGTGACGGAAACGCATCTGCAGGGCGTCCTTCGGATGGTCGAGGACGGAGACCTACCGAACGAGGGCGTCGGTGACCTCCTCACGGCGCTGGCCGACGAACCCGACCGGACTGCCGAGGAGGCGGCCGACGCGGAAGACCTCGGCGGCGCTGACGACGAAGCGGTCCGCGAGGCAATCGTCGAGGTCGTCGAACGAAACGAAGCGCAGGTCGCAGAGGAAGGCATGCAGGCGTTCTCCGGACTCATGGGCGAGTGCATGGGCGCACTCCGTGGGAAGGCGGACGGCGACCTCGTCAGTGAGGTCCTGCGCGAAGAGATTCAAAAGCGAGCCTGA
- a CDS encoding heme ABC transporter ATP-binding protein, which translates to MIGFGASDDTDSNASTNTDTDSNTNCTATGRLEVDAVSVSFGDVSVLENASLTVEPGEFVGLVGPNGAGKTTLLRAISGALSPTSGTVAIDGTDVHDLSSKASSRLVAVVPQDTSLSFSFDVETVVEMGRHPHRSRFSPPTEADREAVDTALERTRTAQFADRAIDEVSGGERQRVVLARAIAQDTPVMLLDEPTASLDVNHQVETLELVRELVEEGRTVVAAIHDLNHAARYCDRLVMLADGAVYRSGSPADVLTGESVADVFDATAAVTTNPITGTETVTALSDAGRSQRDEPDADGDDANGTNSPPLRVHVLGTGATASGVLARLETAAAPVDLTLGPVTADETAAETARSLGVDRFEVAPFESLSAATLAAFEESVQVADVTVVTASILERPGGGTKQLLETVETTAESVVIATRANEDHEGASSRGSSRFDQARTTDATPETILEAIAEKTSRELETPSSAD; encoded by the coding sequence ATGATCGGGTTTGGTGCCAGTGACGACACCGATAGCAACGCCAGTACGAACACTGACACCGACAGCAACACCAACTGCACCGCAACCGGCCGACTCGAGGTCGACGCCGTCTCCGTCTCCTTCGGTGACGTCTCCGTCCTCGAGAACGCCTCGCTCACTGTCGAACCGGGCGAGTTCGTCGGACTCGTCGGCCCGAACGGCGCTGGAAAGACGACACTGCTCCGTGCGATCAGCGGGGCACTCTCGCCCACGTCGGGAACGGTCGCCATCGACGGCACCGACGTCCACGACCTCTCCTCGAAGGCCTCGAGTCGGCTCGTCGCGGTCGTGCCGCAGGATACGTCGCTCTCGTTCTCGTTCGACGTCGAGACCGTAGTCGAGATGGGGCGTCACCCCCACCGCTCACGGTTTTCGCCGCCCACCGAAGCGGATCGCGAGGCAGTCGATACCGCACTCGAGCGGACCCGAACGGCACAGTTTGCAGATCGAGCAATCGACGAAGTAAGCGGTGGCGAGCGCCAGCGAGTCGTTCTCGCGCGCGCCATCGCACAGGACACTCCCGTCATGTTGCTCGACGAACCGACCGCGAGTCTTGACGTGAATCATCAAGTCGAAACCCTCGAGTTGGTCCGAGAACTGGTCGAGGAAGGTCGAACCGTTGTCGCAGCCATCCACGACCTGAACCACGCGGCGCGGTACTGTGATCGACTCGTCATGCTCGCAGACGGTGCGGTCTATCGCAGCGGGTCGCCAGCGGACGTCCTGACAGGTGAGTCGGTCGCCGACGTCTTCGATGCGACCGCCGCGGTGACGACGAATCCGATCACAGGGACAGAAACCGTGACAGCGCTCTCGGACGCCGGCAGATCACAGCGCGACGAACCGGACGCAGACGGAGACGACGCCAATGGCACCAACAGCCCACCGCTTCGCGTTCACGTCCTCGGCACGGGAGCCACCGCTTCGGGCGTCCTCGCGCGCCTCGAGACCGCTGCAGCCCCCGTCGATCTCACGCTCGGCCCAGTCACCGCAGATGAGACCGCAGCCGAAACCGCGCGCTCACTCGGCGTCGACCGCTTCGAGGTCGCCCCGTTCGAATCACTGTCGGCAGCCACGCTGGCGGCGTTCGAGGAGTCGGTGCAGGTGGCCGACGTCACCGTCGTCACTGCGTCCATCCTCGAGCGGCCAGGGGGCGGAACGAAGCAACTGCTCGAGACGGTCGAGACGACAGCCGAATCGGTCGTGATTGCAACTCGAGCAAACGAGGACCACGAAGGGGCCTCATCTCGAGGCAGTTCACGCTTCGATCAGGCGCGAACGACTGACGCGACGCCGGAGACGATTCTCGAGGCTATCGCCGAGAAAACGTCTCGAGAACTCGAGACGCCCTCGAGTGCGGATTGA
- a CDS encoding RNA methyltransferase, with amino-acid sequence MSDLPSTSDQSVSTQGEADHTGSDDTETASDSPIRSPPAVAVVDAQTPGNVGTIARAMKNFGFEDLLLVDPPELDPDGEAYGFAGHAREDVLPNATELTFGDLVSEYHTIGCTAVTNEDDNNHIRFPFSTPAALVDRLASVAGPTALVFGREGVGLTNEELAQIDEICSIPASSEYPVLNLGQAATITLYELRTLALAPADTQLPDLERVRAPEPTLERLYDQWDDLLVEINHPEEKREKAGRMLRRVYGRADLTAREANTLLGVLRRATERPAERDQ; translated from the coding sequence ATGAGTGATCTCCCATCCACGTCCGATCAGTCGGTATCAACTCAAGGAGAAGCCGATCACACGGGTTCCGACGACACAGAGACAGCGTCCGACTCACCCATTCGGTCACCACCGGCTGTCGCAGTCGTCGACGCACAGACGCCAGGCAACGTGGGAACGATTGCTCGAGCGATGAAGAATTTCGGCTTCGAGGATCTCCTGCTGGTCGACCCGCCGGAACTCGATCCCGACGGCGAGGCCTATGGCTTTGCGGGCCACGCACGCGAAGACGTGCTCCCAAATGCGACCGAACTCACGTTCGGGGACCTCGTCTCGGAGTACCACACTATCGGCTGTACCGCTGTGACGAACGAGGACGACAACAATCATATTCGGTTTCCGTTCTCCACGCCGGCAGCGCTCGTGGATCGACTGGCATCCGTCGCGGGCCCAACCGCGCTCGTGTTCGGCCGGGAAGGCGTCGGCTTGACCAACGAGGAACTCGCCCAGATCGACGAAATCTGCTCGATTCCGGCCAGTAGCGAGTATCCCGTGCTCAACCTCGGACAGGCCGCCACGATCACGCTCTACGAACTGCGAACGCTGGCGCTGGCTCCAGCGGACACGCAACTGCCCGACCTCGAGCGCGTGCGTGCACCCGAACCGACGCTCGAGCGTCTGTACGACCAGTGGGACGACTTACTGGTCGAGATCAACCATCCGGAAGAGAAACGCGAGAAGGCCGGGCGGATGCTGCGCCGGGTGTACGGCCGAGCCGATCTGACCGCCCGCGAGGCGAATACGCTGCTTGGCGTCCTACGACGAGCGACAGAGCGACCGGCCGAACGCGACCAGTGA